One window of Lacerta agilis isolate rLacAgi1 chromosome 14, rLacAgi1.pri, whole genome shotgun sequence genomic DNA carries:
- the LOC117057393 gene encoding vomeronasal type-2 receptor 26-like yields the protein MELLSRRGRFIPNYKCDAENTPVAVIGGPNSNVCLHMATILCMYKMPQFIYGSAPVINEKNQAIFFHRMFPNGTHHFMGILHLLLHFRWMWIGVVSQDEENTEKFVEKVLPIFSERGICFDFIERFPKLKFSNEFEDAVREGFESFIVAMRSTANVVVVHGEIQDMITLRIIPQAAEFEEIPTQAAAKVWVMTAQMEFTSLRLQRNWSLQFIHGALSFTTHSKEVLGFHTFLQRKSPSEKEDGFIEDFWEEAFNCSFHKFVVDEMGRKICTGAENLETLPTSVFQMSMTGHSYSIYNAVYAIAHALQQQTWASRERQTFLNQQQHKVISGMLQHFLRSVSFNNSAGEKVTFDQNGEIVAGFDIMNWIVFPNQSFQRVKVGKMDAHSLGPPENVFSIQEDIIMWPTRFNQALPHSLCNDNCQPGYRRAKKEGEPFCCYDCFPCSGVKISNQKDMDDCFQCPEAQFPNRNKDACIPKRISFLSYKEPLGITLALFAVFFSFITALVFGIFLKHRDTPIVKANNRDLTYTLLVSLLLCFLCTLLFIGQPEKMMCLLQQTAFGIIFSMAVSCVLAKTTIVVLAFMATKPGSIMRKWVGKRLSIFIVLSCSFIQSTICTVWLATSPPFPDFDVYSMTEEIVLQCNERSSVMFYCVLGFMCFLAVVSFTVAFLARKLPDSFNEAKFITFSMLVFCSVWLSFVPTYLSTKGKYTVAVEIFSILASSAGLLGCIFSPKCYVILLRPDLNNRDQLTRRNIK from the exons ttCATATATGGCTCTGCTCCAGTAATAAATGAGAAAAATCAAGCTATTTTCTTCCACCGGATGTTCCCAAATGGGACACATCATTTCATGGGTATTCTCCACTTACTGCTGCACTTCAGGTGGATGTGGATTGGAGTGGTTTCTCAGGATGAGGAGAATACAGAGAAATTTGTTGAAAAGGTGCTTCCCATTTTTTCCGAAAGAGGTATATGCTTTGACTTCATAGAAAGATTCCCCAAACTTAAATTTTCAAATGAATTTGAGGATGCAGTGAGGGAGGGCTTTGAATCATTCATTGTTGCGATGCGAAGCACTGCCAATGTTGTGGTTGTACATGGAGAAATTCAGGACATGATAACGTTGAGAATTATACCTCAGGCTGCAGAATTTGAAGAAATACCGACACAAGCTGCTGCGAAAGTTTGGGTGATGACAGCCCAGATGGAATTCACATCACTTCGCTTACAAAGAAATTGGAGCCTACAGTTCATCCATGGAGCTCTATCCTTCACTACTCATTCAAAGGAGGTGTTGGGATTCCACACCTTTCTTCAGAGGAAGAGTCCTTCAGAAAAGGAAGATGGCTTCATTGAAGACTTCTGGGAAGAGGCATTTAACTGTTCATTCCACAAGTTTGTGGTGGATGAGATGGGAAGGAAAATCTGCACAGGGGCAGAGAATCTGGAGACTCTTCCTACATCTGTTTTTcaaatgagcatgactggccacagtTACAGCATTTACAATGCAGTCTACGCTATAGCTCATGCATTGCAACAACAAACATGGGCCAGTAGGGAGAGGCAGACATTTCTGAATCAACAACAACATAAGGTAATATCTGGAATG CTACAACACTTTCTAAGAAGTgtctcatttaacaacagtgcaGGTGAAAAGGTTACATTTGATCAAAATGGTGAAATCGTAGCCGGCTTCGATATTATGAACTGGATCGTATTCCCAAACCAATCCTTTCAGAGAGTCAAAGTTGGAAAGATGGATGCCCATTCTCTGGGTCCTccagaaaatgtattttctatcCAAGAGGATATCATCATGTGGCCCACGAGGTTTAACCAG GCACTTCCCCATTCACTGTGTAATGACAATTGTCAACCTGGTTATAGGAGAGCCAAGAAGGAAGGGGaaccattttgctgctatgattgcttTCCATGTTCAGGAGTGAAGATCTCCAACCAGAAGG ATATGGATGATTGTTTTCAGTGTCCAGAAGCTCAGTTTCCAAATCGCAACAAGGATGCATGCATTCCAAAACGTATAAGCTTCCTGTCTTATAAGGAACCTTTGGGGATCACTTTAGCTCTATTTGCAGTATTCTTTTCTTTCATCACAGCTTTAGTGTTTGGGATCTTCCTTAAGCACCGGGACAcgcccattgtcaaagccaacaaccgggacctcacctacactcttctcgtctccctcctgctctgcttcctttgcacTTTGCTATTTATTGGTCAACCTGAGAAAATGATGTGTCTTCTTcaacaaactgcttttggcatcatcttctcaatggctgtttcttgtgttttGGCCAAAACCACCATTGTGGTTCTTGCTTTTATGGCAACAAAGCCAGGGTCGATCATGAGGAAATGGGTCGGGAAAAGACTGTCAATCTTCATTGTTCTTTCCTGCTCATTTATTCAAAGTACTATTTGTACTGTTTGGCTAGcaacctctccccctttcccagatTTTGATGTGTACTCAATGACTGAAGAAATTGTACTACAATGCAATGAAAGGTCCAGTGTCATGTTCTACTGTGTCTTGGGGTTTATGTGTTTCCTGGCTGTTGTTAGTTTCACTGTAGCTTTCCTAGCTAGGAAGTTACcggacagttttaatgaagccaaattcatcaccttcagcatgttggttttttgcagtgtgtggttgTCTTTTGTTCCAACTTACCTGAGTACTAAGGGCAAATATAcggtagctgtggagatcttttcCATCTTAGCCTCCAGTGCTGGTTTACTGGGCTGCATCTTTTCCCCTAAATGCTATGTCATTTTGTTGAGGCCTGACTTGAACAATAGAGATCAGCTTAcaagaagaaatattaaataa